From the genome of Bacteroidales bacterium:
GTATGGTTAGAGAGGCTCCGAAATTTTGGGAGATTGCCCGCGATATTGTTTTGATGACCGAAGGAAAAACCTTTGTGGCCCATAATGTGAATTTTGATTATCGTTTTGTGCAAAGCGAATTTGCTGAACTGGGATACGATTTTAAAATGAAGAAGCTGTGCACACTAAAGCTCAGCCGCAAATTGCTTCCCGGAAAGAAGTCATACAGCCTGGGTAATTTATGCCGGGAACTTGGATTCGGGGTCGATAACCGGCATCGTGCCTATGGTGATGCCCGGGCAACTGCGATTCTCTTTCAACACCTTATGAGCTTTGAAAATGGCGCAAAGAGTAAGATACGTTCTCCAATATCCGATATGTCTATATTACAGAATCTCCCTGAAGAAACAGGCGTGTATTATTTTTTGAATCATCAACATGAGGTCATCTATATAGGCAAGAGTAAAAATATAAAATCCAGGGTATTGAGCCACTTTCAGGAATCTCCTTCCCGTCGGGCTAGTAATATGATTGAACAGATCGGGGATATCAATTATGAGGTAACCGGAAGTGAGCTTGTGGCTTTGCTGAAAGAATCACACGAGATAAAGGAACAAAAACCTTTGTATAACCGACGACAGAGGAGATCTTCCTCAGATTTTGGTATATATCATTCTGAGGATACAAATGGTTATATTCGTTTGAAAATAGAAAAATTCAGCATAGAGGAAGGTTTGTTGACCACATTCAACTCCCACCGGGAAGCAAAGGAATTTTTGTTTGGTTTGTGTGAACGTCATAATTTGTGCCAGAAGCTTTGTGGTTTGTATGAGACGGAAGGGGCCTGTTTCTATTATCATGTCTCTTCCTGCCGGGGTGCCTGTATTCAGGAAGAACCCCCGGAATCTTATAATATGAGGGCATACCAGGCTATCAGGAAATACGACCTGGATCATGAAAATGTCTTCATAGTGGAAAACGGACGTACAGAAGATGAAAAAGCGGTGATA
Proteins encoded in this window:
- a CDS encoding GIY-YIG nuclease family protein, giving the protein MYAIVDVETTGLSPKYEKLIDIALVIHNGKQVVDEFYTLINPEKSIPAHITRLTGITNGMVREAPKFWEIARDIVLMTEGKTFVAHNVNFDYRFVQSEFAELGYDFKMKKLCTLKLSRKLLPGKKSYSLGNLCRELGFGVDNRHRAYGDARATAILFQHLMSFENGAKSKIRSPISDMSILQNLPEETGVYYFLNHQHEVIYIGKSKNIKSRVLSHFQESPSRRASNMIEQIGDINYEVTGSELVALLKESHEIKEQKPLYNRRQRRSSSDFGIYHSEDTNGYIRLKIEKFSIEEGLLTTFNSHREAKEFLFGLCERHNLCQKLCGLYETEGACFYYHVSSCRGACIQEEPPESYNMRAYQAIRKYDLDHENVFIVENGRTEDEKAVIKIENGRYAGYGFIDAGMDGLNPDLLHDVIRSYPPNQDVYRILRNYLRTRKVNTIIGY